The following DNA comes from Epinephelus lanceolatus isolate andai-2023 chromosome 1, ASM4190304v1, whole genome shotgun sequence.
ACATAGAAAGCAATATGGCcgccagctggtaacaaacaatctcaaatAATGGTTAAAGGATTAGCtagaatatgtttctgaagacattttagaggAGAAATAAGCAACGCATTAACAGAATATTGGtctatatttgatcagcactgcttagttttaccaaCTGATTGGAGTACGATCCAAGTTCATAAGGGAAAGAAGAGAGGCGGGtctttctcttgatctgcttctatactctttgtgtctgtgttggcgGGCATATGAAAATGCTAGTGTTCAGTCTATAGTTAAAGCCCTAACTATAGCCctattatattttaaaagctCAGATTTCACACACTACTTGGCTACTGAATCAAACTGCATCCACCAACAAGCGTTTGTCAGGTTAGGAATGACATCTTGTAGAACGCTAATGGCTGCATGGCAACTAGCGGCACCTTGTGGGTGTTACAGGAATTGCATTCTGTCATCAACGCTGGTTAGCACTGATGATGTTTTTGAGGACGCAGTTTAGCAATTTAATGTGGAATTGAGATGTGTATAATTTTCCTGTGCGGCCCTCAATCATTTGCTGGCTTCGTGAATGGGCATTTAGTCACAAAAACTTTGAGCACCCCAGCTTTTATAAAACAGCATGAAGGCTATCAGtataatttttttctttgcatacttaacttttaaaatcaaatctCACCTGACATTATTTTACATCTTACAACCAGTTTCAATTAGCAGTGCATTTAAACACTTGCATCTCATCTCTTTCACAGGgtctttaaaagttaaagtgtACTTGTGTACAAAGTTTAAGGCTTTCTTCATTAAAAAGTTTGGGATCACACTGTGAAAGTCAGTTGtcagacagcagagcagagagacaaATTAACCTAAGTTTCGCTGATTCTACCCAGCCAGGTAAGGAACCCCTGAGGCGAGATAAACAACACGTTTGTCAGATCCAACAGAAAAAACACTCCCTTAGAGCCCTCATGTGTTTTCATATAGAGTACATGCACACGggtgtgcacacatacacagacaagcagacacataaacacatataaACCTACACACCCACACTGAACAGATGGGGGTCTCTCCCATTTTCAAGCTATGCGACTGGAGAGACAATTAACACCCGGAGCGCTCCCAGCACCAACAGATTGGCAAAGTCACCACTGAGccaaaaagaacaacaacagaaacgGAGACAGAGTGAAGGAGATGACAAATTTGGAGGTGTGAAGCTAGAAGGGGGGAAAAGTGCTTTTTTATCTTGACAAAAAGAAGAATGTTGGCAAGCTGCTGAAGAGAAGTACGACAAAAGactcagacaaaaaaaagccaGAAATGAGAGACGGGCAACGTATACAAAGGGACAGATAAACAGATGGACCACATGTGGTACTGGCAAGCCACCGATTTCCACAACTAGCCAGCAAGCCAGTCCATCAGCTGTTCAAACAAACAGATACAGTCAGCGAGTCGTCCGGCCTACTGGTCCAGCCAGCCAAAATGTGAGTGCACGAGAGGTGGGAGCTAATAGAGAAGGACAGGGAGGAAAACGAAGATGGTAATGATGGCGGCAATGCTGAAACATCCCGATAACGCACAAAGAGGAGTGGTAAAGTCGTAATAAAAGGACGGGACAGAaacggagaggaggaggaagagaagaagaggaggagaggatccAGAGAAACGGAGGCAGAAACACAGTTCTGTTTCCTTCCAACAACCCTGAGATGAGTCATCATGAGTGGGCAGCCCGCTCGCCTGGCAAGTACTAAAATACACCACGTACAAAAAAGGCATCATAcgcacacacgctcacacacttCACAGAATCAAACATGCACAAAGGAGAtgtcaaacacactcacacgtaACTGTCCACACCaaaccttacacacacacacacacacacacacactgagaaacaGCAGACTACAGACATGACCTATCATGATCATGACTGGGTTAACTGCACAGTTAGGCCTGTAGGATATATAAATGGTATCCATGTGTCataagcgtgtgtgtgtatgtgtgtgtgtgtgtgtgtgtgtgtgtctacctggTGTCCATGCAGTGTATACAGTAGCTTGCCCTCTACAAGGTCCAGTATCTTCACTGTGGAATCGCTGGATGCAGTGATGAGGAAATTACCAGCCGGGTGGAAAGACAAGCTGTTCACCACACCACTGtggactgaaacacacacacacacacacacacacacacacacacacacacattatgacAGGACTAGAACACACTTTTTGTTATTGTAATTCAAATGTGTATCATTGTGCAATTAAAGACATAAAGTAATTGTACTGTATTTTGCAGCTTTAAAAATTCCCTTTTTCTGCCTGTTAAATAATTTGGAATGATtatgattgactgattgattatgATGAACATTATTATGATGACAATAACAATGTCTGTGGCACAGTTTAAAGATATATAACATTTGAGATATAGACAAAATAATTAACGTTTGTCAAAGTTAATCCTAAAAAATCTAAAGCCACTTGGAAATCTTTACCTTTTCTCTCTGAAATTTAACATTAGATGACAATTCTATTTATACACCAGCACCTAAGGGGCATTTAAGAGttagtgtcttgctcaaggacacttcaacagGCCAGATGCTTGCTATCATGGTTGCCTGGATCCCACTAAAGTGCACTGCTGCTGTACATCAGGCTGCCTTAGTTGCTGTGTCACTTGAGAATGGCTCAACATCAGGTTTACATTAGCATCAAATTATTACGTCAAGTATAGCAGCCTATAGCAGCAAATCAAAACTTCCCTGGACCTGAAATCAATCTACCATGAGGTGACTGGGTTCTTGACTGAGACAAATAAGAGGAAGGCAAGTCATTCGACAAGCAACATGTTCCCTCTGCTGGCTGCAAGGTGCTATGACATGTATAAGATGTGCTGAGACCTCTAGGTGCAAAaaaatgctggaaaaacagcatccAGCTATACCGAGATCAGGGGGAAGGTAATATTTGGGTATGGCTTAGGTTTATGCAAGAGTAGTGAGCAATGTAAACACCTCAATAAAATCAAAACCAGTTGATTTACCCACCAAAGAGCAGGCAAAATGACTAGGAGAACAAAGACAACTAAACATACCCATTACCAATAATTCTCCTTTGTCTCTAACAGTAACCACACCACATTTTAACCACAATTACACGCTTTAGACTGGCACAGTTGGTGATCAACTACAGTATGTAAAGTGAAGCACTAtgaaagggagaggagagaaaaagctTTATCTTCATGCCCCATCTCCTCAGACAGATGTGATTATCCATTATTAGATCTCACAACTCAAATCCATTTAAGAGAGCTGATTAGAACAATCAGACTGAGAGGCAGACTGACAAAAGGCATCAACATTTGGCTTATTGACTATGCAAGGAATCTTGATTACCACTTGAATCGTGAGCTTTAAAGCTTAATTTTACCTCAGTGTTATTTTGGTAATTCGCTGCACTTTTCACTGTGTTTAAAGGTGAGGCTTTACTTTAGCTGTGTTGCAGAGTCTGGTGGAAGTGGATGACAAGACTTTGACTGTTTGCCATAAAATATATaagccaaaaacaaacactgggctGTGGTTTTGCAAGTGCCTTAGGGATTCAGTCCACTACAAAAGTCTGTAGAGCTCGCCTGTgttgtttaaaggtccagtatgtatgtttattagtttataaccacttgaaaataagaattactgtgtttcattacctcagaataagctgtttatatctacataagtaGCGCGTGCTattccacagagtctgccatgttgtttctaccgTAGACCAGAACGCACAAACCAGacattggctctagatagggtcattcaCGTTCAcacattggccaccatagttctcctacttGTGCATTACATATCACAGCACAGAAGGAAgaatgcatctactcatggagaGAGGCTTGTGTtcatgacagcatgagatgtaaacattaatggtgtcctccctAGCTAAGCTGTAACGCTAGCTccctcagtggtgctaggtgagcttgAGATAGATGTAAGCAATCTAAATACTTCCTTTATACAGTTTTTGAGTCTTTACCTTGGTAGTGCTGTAACATCTTATGAGATCTGATGTCCCACACCTTGACAGTGTTGTCAGTACTGGCTGCAGCGATACATGTTCCACTGGGATGGAAGTCCACATGGTTTGCATAACttgagagacagaaaacatgaCAACTTAAATGAAGACACGTCATTATTAAAAGTTAAATTATTATTTGTTCAAgcttttaaagtatttaaaatttGTTATTCCAGCAGGTTAATTAAACTAACAAAAAAGCTTTAATCAAAAATATTACTTGGAGACACCCACTAAAGAATATTTCCTGCTCCTATGTATGTTTTACACTGTTCAAAAACACTCGACATGTGAGGCTTTTAGCGGATGCTTTTAGACACGTTTGTAATGAATGAGTAGGTGTTCAGTGGTTACAGGGATATTGACAGAGCACATGGTTATGGGACCTGtcacttttttcaactgttGTTGCTGAAACATGAgtgttaatgttaatgtgttaaCCCTAAACATTTACAGTCATACCagaagaaacactgacaaacagatGTAGATTCCTGCAATTATTTCTCCCACACATATCAGAACATTTCTTATCCAGATTCTTCCATGCATCTTCTTTTTGGTCTCAAGTGCTCACCCAGCATGTTCATAGAAAGAATGAATGCACTCTCTGCTATTCTTGTCCCACAGCTTTATGGTCTTGTCATCGCTGGACGACACAATCAAGCGATCGTCTGGAGAAAATCTGCAAAAATGTATTGAAAATTCTAGATCAAAAGCTGTTCATTATCTATGTCTTCAGTTTCACGTTTAATGATGACATGTATTCATTTAAGTTGTCAAACAATTCAGAAATGTATAAAATCTATCTATatgtgacaacaacaaacaatagaATAAGCAGAAGTATGAGCAGCAGCCAGTATTTTCTAACTGGGaaaactgtatgtatgtatgtgcatCGTACTTGGCACAGCGGACCCAGTTGATGTGCTGgctgagagagaagagaaactTTTGTCTGTGGACCGTCCACACTTTGATAGTCTTGTCGTTAGAGGCTGTGACCAGACTCTGTCCATCACCAGAAAAGTTAACGCTGCGCACGGTGGCAGTGTGAGCCCTGAAAGCTGTTGACTCAGCCttcctgtaaacacacacacaaacaccaagaCAAAGTTTAAAACAAACTATCAAAAACCAGTGGGTGTTCAGAAATGTGTGCCTTCTTCTGTGCTGGCAAAGGAGATTCAGTACAACTGTctagctttgttgtttttatgagtCAGCATCATTGTCCTCTGCAACAGCTTTGTAGTGCACTACAATAATAATGAGAGATGATAGTGAGACACGAAACAAAGCAAAAGATGGAACACTTCCAAACTCACATGCTGGGCACCCAAAGACGTACAGTCTTGTCTCTGGAGGCCGAGGCCACCAGGTGGCCGGAGGGAGAAAACTGAACAGACATGACAGCATCTTTGTGTCCGTCAAAACGATACGCTCGCATCTGAGGTTTCATGTTCCAGATCATCACACAGGAGTCCATAGAGCCTGTGGCTGGGGGAGGAGggagcacaagtgtgtgtgaaCTCAACACATTATGTATAAATGCAGAAAACATAccatacagaaaataaaataacacattaaacAGGTGCGGCAAATAATCTGGCCACAAATAGACATAAAGAGTAAAATTAAGTAGCAGTTACCAATCTGTTTCATGTTGCAGCTGAAGTCCACACTCGTCACAGTCTCCCTGTGACCCTTGAAATGTCTCTCTAGAGTTGGATCAGACTATAAGGAGAACAGAGACAGATTGCAGCGGCCACATATTAAAGCCTGTGAAAACTTGATTCAAATTTTAAGTATTACTCAGTAACATAAAACAGTCATGACAAAATAAGCAGTAATTAAAATTCTGCTTCATCAGGACTGTGTGGGAGTGTGATATGATCGGCAGCAGCCTggcaacataaacaaacaaccCTATAATTGTCATACGTAGCTAGAAACTGATAACATTCTCTGCAATGAGTTAAGAGTTTGTGGCAGACTGTAATCTCTTTTCAACTCAGCTTGTAGGCATGTAAAGCAGGGGAAACCTTTTCATCTGCTACGTAATATGAGCTAAATTGCCAGGAATGCTATGTTTTTGACAAAGTCTATGTGCCGTGCTGCCCAACTTAGCAGCATCGTGTCTGTTAGCGAGGGTTAATATTCTGTTACAATAACATTAGCACCACTGGCTTGGCAgattttttctttgactaagaaaaataataaaaacgaATACTGTAAAAATATTCTCTCTTTTGATCCACTCTGTTCAGAATCAGACCAAGAAGCAGAATCAATAAGGGCACCTAAAATATTATCAATTCCTATTCCTAGtcactgtataaaaaaaaaacacaggtgttGATAATAAAATCAATGATGTTTGAATTTTACacttaacaaaaaaattaaatgcaactcgtgtttttgctcccatttttcactggtttaagttaaagatctgagACTTTTTATGCTCCCCAAAGTTATACGTTTATCAAATTTTGGTCCAGGTTTGTTAAAATCCATTTTAGAAACAACACTGGAGGCAGTTTATGGTGGTGACATGAAGATTCATTTCTCAGGAAAACAGCTCTGGTAAACAATCTTCCCGCTACCATGCCGATAAAACACTTCCTAAAAACTTGAGACATCCGTTGCATTGTATTTGACCAAAccgcacattttagagtggtcTTTTTTGGTggccatcccaaggcacaccagtggcgtcatgatgctgtttaatcagcatcttgatatgtcacacctgtcagaaggatggattatcttggaaaaggagaagtgctcactaacactgATTCAAACAAAATTACCAAAATAtgagagtgcataaaaaaagtcttgaatctttaacttaaactgtgaaaaataggtgtaaaaacaaaagtgttgtgtttaactGTTCAGTGTATTTAGCTACTTCAGTTTAAGGGTCTTGGTGTTgttcatgctggctcactgcCATGACTTGCTGGGGATACTGAATAGAACTGAGTTATTGGTCATGTACAAGTAGCTACAAGTCAAATGTCTcctcaaaaataaaagttataaCAGCAACTCCTTATATATAAATTCCTTAACCATGGGCATTTATACTCTATCATAAAAGCCTTCACACCTCTGGGGAAAATGTTCCACAAGATTTGAAGTAAATCAATGAAAAACAGACCCAGAGCAAAGCAtacacaaaaagcattttcttttACCAAACATAGTGGCTGGAGCTGGAAGCAGTGCAGCCGTGGGGTGGCGCTGTTTCTCAGTGTTACTTGTTCCGAGACTTCAAAGCCTGTTTAAATCAATGCTTGTAATTCCTGACAAACCAATAAAACAATTCTAGTTTTCAAACCAGCGGTGAGGCTGAATGTAGTCATCATCACTGGTCAATTATGATGAATGAACATGTCCTTATATCTTATTTTGTCTCCAGTCcatatttgttattttacaggCAAACACGTCAAACGCAGCTAGACTATACTGATTATGCCCTCTGCTTTGCCTGTCAGGCAacagttttcaaatgtatgccACGGCATGAAGTGTGCCCCAGTTGAACAAGCTTTTAGTCAGACACTGTGTTGGGACAAAGTACACAAATCTTGCAATAGCCGGGCTTTACGTCTCTAAATCATATTGAAGCACGCAGGAACTGGTCGCACCATGACAGGAAGTGCTGCCTGAGACGCCAAACTCAGGGTTTCCCACTGCCGCAAGTTACCAGGCTGGGTTACCAAGGAGACGAGAGCTGTAGGCCAAGTCACTGCTAGCCGTTAAGCTCGGGGGAGGACAAGAGAGGACTCTCGGTGCTGCATGTCTTTGTGTAAAGGGAGTTTCCTAACATGGCAGAGCTGCACATCATAGGCCAAATCATCGGGGCCAGTGGTTTCCCGCAGAACAGCCTATTTTGCAAATGGGGAGTTCACACGGGAGGAGCATGGCGTCTCCTGACTGGGCTGAAGGAGGGTCAGACCCAGGTGGATATCCCCCAGATAGGAGACATGGCGTACTGGAGTCACCCGATTGATCTGCACTACACGACCAAGGGACTCCAGGGCTGGCCAAAGCTTCACCTCCAGGTGTGGCACCAGGACTCCTTTGGGCGCTGCGAGTTGTACGGTTACGGGTACTGCCACGTCCCTTCCAGCCCCGGACACCACCGGATAAGCTGTGTGACCTGGAGGCCGCTCGGCTCCTGGCAGGAGCAGCTGGCTCAAATGTTTGTCGGCGGAGGTCCTCAGCTCCGCAGCACGGACATTATCTACAGCGGGGCGGACAGATACAGACTGCACACCGAAGCTATGGGGACCGTGGAGCTGGAGCTCGGCATCATCCTGAGGCACCTCGACAAATATGGCGTCGAGAGTTAACACGGTGAAATGGAAAAGACTTTGGAAACTTTTATATTGTGCAGGTGGACGGATGTCTTCTGTGTTTTTAGTAcacttttatacatttttttccaaattctATTGTGTTTTTATACACTAACGTTAttgtaaataaagaaaatatggtCATAACGAAGTTGGCTTCTTGTTGATGTCATCATGAGACCACTCTCTCCTAATGTCAGATGGATTGTATTTTATGCACCATTGCTAATTCCTTGTAaatgaaaacctacttggcaataaacctGGTTCTGATTAGCAGGCGTTAGTTAATGGATGGAGAGTAACCACATCATTCTCAGTTATAGAGCATACTTTTCTTCATTGTTAATTATAAGCTAggaattaaaaatgatttagaATAGCACAAGAAGTACAACCAAATTTGCTGTGCCATgcctgaaatatatatatatatatatataatttaaaacAGACAGTAATAAATACATAACACAATcatccaaatccaaaaaatatacaaaaaaatacattaaaagtaGTACTGCACATGTTGACCTATTATTGCACGTTTGAGTTAAGCTGAATGATTCAAATCCAAATTATCCtgtccaaaagaaaatgtttcctACAACACACTACATTGCCTATAACTTAGACTTACTCACTAACTTATTTTCAATTATATGTTATACCTTGACTGACATCCATAAGCCAACCTCTTGGTTATGAGGCACCCAATGTGGGTGAATTTGTCATTGATATTTTTCAGCACATAAACACAGGATGAATTTAAATAAGTTACATTGTtggcaatctggaaatccatcggtaaaaaaatttttttttgcagaatctgtcttgagagattacacTGTTGGTAGCTATGAAGATACAAGCCATACATGCATGAATCAGGCTGCTATATGAATAAACTTCCCCACACTTGTCTCATACACCCAGGACTTGGAAATGAACTGATTCAAGCTGTTGAAGGTATTTAACAAGCTCTACAAAGATCACCTACTTGAGCAACACGATCTTAAACTACATAATTAGATGGTTCTTACAAATGCAGTTTTCTGCAGATTTCACTGAACTGCATTCACACCTAAAATCTGCTACACAGAAGTAACTTGCACAGTAAAATCAGTCAAAACCTGGTGTGTACTGTTTACAGCTTTCAAGAGCTTTTCAATCTATTTGAAATCTTTCCAGGAGTTCAACATTCTTCATTGTTGCTGACACTGtctatggcaaaaaaaaaccctccataTGTGATTCCTTCCTCCAGGTATTACATCTCCCACTGAAAATCTCATCAGCACCTCGCATGTGCTTATAAATCTGAATCTACCCTACTACCTGACATATTTAAATCATgttatttgtgtttgtctgcttaCAAAGTCAGTTACTCTAATTTAGAGTTGCAAATAATGCACCAAAACCACAACTACAACCTTCATATGAGATGCTATACAGCATACATGAAATGATAAACTAAAATACTTTCTCATTTGCACAGTTCACTGCAAGTTAAATTGTTTGACATGCAGCCTAATTTCATAACCACATGCCATGTTTATTACACAAGTAAAAAAGTATAGATTGATGTGAAAGCACCGCAAACAGAATAGTAATTCAATGTAACTGTCACACAACAAAGTGTCATGTCACAGTGGGTTGTTTCTGATGTTACTGCAGTTGTTCTGTAGACTTGACCTGTAGCCTACAGACTGAAGAGTATATTATCTGGAATTCACTGCCATATTTGTGACATCATTCATTGTGACCTAATGTTATGTCGAATTATACACATTAATTACAAAGTCCCACTCAAACTCACACACCACAGGGGTAAAATGAGCCTCATTTCTAATTAAGCCTTGCTGCAAACACGGTTAGAGTATATTATGTACAAGAGAAAGTTCCCATATCATACAAGATAACTTAATATTGCCTCTATTAGCGTTAACTTCTAAGAAGCTACTGTAAAGCTACAAACAAGAAACCAACTTCAGCTCAGACAAGTTCCATGAAGCTAACGTTCACTCACCGGTGAAGAAGTCATGTTTCCTGATATTGGAGACGGACAGCCGGTGAGACCGACTTTTGTGACCGTTACAACCGAAATGTAAGTGAACACTACCTCTTTCTGGCTATGAATGAGACAAACGAGGGTGTGCTATTAGCTGCTCGGTCGGCTAACGCTAGCTCACTACCATATTAGCTGGTAGTTGCTGACAACAACAAAGTTCAGTTTCCGCGCCGCGATTGGGCGCTGAGCGTCTGCTCAGATTTCTTAAAGGGAAAGTTGGTGCGTTAATAACCGTTAGGTGCAAAACTTCAGTGTCACAGAGGTGATATTGTACAGGTGTGGTGAAATAAAACGTTTTACTGTCGAGCAATCAAgtgtaaattattaatatgataTTAGTGCAGCTAAGATATTCGAGTGAAAactttcattttaaagtgtAGTGACGCGCCGTTATCGCCAGGTGTCAGCAGTGTAGCGCCGTTAGAAATCTGCCATGATGTGTCGTGTTTGTACCAAAGGTGTGGAAACCTGACAGATTTATAAGAAACTGATGCACTAAAGTCCTTTAAAATCTACGAGCATTGTCTTAAATTTAAACAGAGGTAATTTTTCATGCAATAAGAATTATGTGATAGCTTTTGCCATCAGCTAGTGCTACAATATAAGTGCATTTTTGCATAAGGACTCATTTGAAGCACTTGACTTTGCTTGAGTATTCCCTTTTTATTCCACTTTATACTTCTATACTACTATATTTAACTTTCTACTTCACTCCATTGATCTGACAGCCATTCAGTCATTATTTATAACATATAGGCTAATGCCTATAAAGCAGTAATAATAGGCTCCAGCAGACACGGCCaagctacaacattaaaatgctgcttacatgttAATCTGAtaacataataacataacaCTGACATCGGATATGTTTCATGGGCGGGTCATGACACAATAGGCCCTAAGCGCAgttatgcaaaaggccccacctcTCCTACATCAGAGCAAGAAACACAGGCTTTgcatttttgcctctttttgtgtttgttttatgtctttttgtatCAATATGCATCCATTTGctgttctgtttctctctgtaatagcatgataatacattttatttatagagtgcTTATAGTGCTCAACGACACTTTACATCAGTTAAAAattatgataaaatagattACAGTACAATACACACAACATCA
Coding sequences within:
- the b9d2 gene encoding B9 domain-containing protein 2 codes for the protein MAELHIIGQIIGASGFPQNSLFCKWGVHTGGAWRLLTGLKEGQTQVDIPQIGDMAYWSHPIDLHYTTKGLQGWPKLHLQVWHQDSFGRCELYGYGYCHVPSSPGHHRISCVTWRPLGSWQEQLAQMFVGGGPQLRSTDIIYSGADRYRLHTEAMGTVELELGIILRHLDKYGVES
- the poc1a gene encoding POC1 centriolar protein homolog A, yielding MTSSPSDPTLERHFKGHRETVTSVDFSCNMKQIATGSMDSCVMIWNMKPQMRAYRFDGHKDAVMSVQFSPSGHLVASASRDKTVRLWVPSMKAESTAFRAHTATVRSVNFSGDGQSLVTASNDKTIKVWTVHRQKFLFSLSQHINWVRCAKFSPDDRLIVSSSDDKTIKLWDKNSRECIHSFYEHAGYANHVDFHPSGTCIAAASTDNTVKVWDIRSHKMLQHYQVHSGVVNSLSFHPAGNFLITASSDSTVKILDLVEGKLLYTLHGHQGPVTCVAFSRTGEYFASGGSDEQVMVWKSNCAEDSDGVRLQHKTTSSLQALPASSTAHPSFYSHPSALRSQASEPSDQFNGQDSHTQSGSHSGSHSRATHSQTNRHLSTSTTSTHQTQTQGLSQHSPHVQAQSQASDGGVPPGLASTLEHIIGQLDILTQTVSILEQRLTLTEDKLKECLENQMEIGLQLQRREEA